The genomic segment TAACTTCTGCAAAGCTCCAGAGTTTTTTAGGTCAGATAGCGTTGCGTTACCCGTACAAAATAGTACCGTCGTAATTTCTGCTATTAACACTTTCACTAAGGCGTGCAAGGCTTCTTCCGATTCCGCCGCTGCTTGCAGAAATGGCCATGCCATCCCGGCGATGTCAGCACCCAGCGCGATCGCTTTGGCAGTTTCCAAACCATTACGCAGTCCCCCAGAGGCGATCAGGGGTATATTTGGCGCGATCGCACGAATAGTTTCTACACATTCAGCAGTGGGCATTCCCCAATCTGCAAACGTTGCTCCTAAACGTCGTTGCTGAGCATCTGTTGCCCGTTCGCTCTCCACCTTCGCCCACGAAGTTCCTCCCGCGCCAGCGACATCAATAGCAGCAACACCGACATCGATTAACTTCTGAGCCATCGCAGCTGAAATCCCATTACCTACTTCTTTCGCTATCACTGGCACTGGTAGTTTTTTGCACAGTATAGCAATTTTTTCCAGCAATCCTCGGAAATTTGTGTCTCCCTTGGTTTGCACGCACTCCTGTAACGGATTGAGATGTAGAATTAGCGCGTTTGCTTCTAATAAATCAATTACGCGCAGGCATTGTTCTACGCCATATTTATAGTTTAGTTGCACCGCACCCAAGTTGGCAAATAGCAGAATATCTGGGGCGATACTTCGGACAGCAAAAGTTTTTCCCACTTGCGGATTTTCCACGGCTACTCGCTGGGAACCTACGCCCATCGCTATTTTGTAATATTGGGCTACTTCCGCCAGACGATAGTTGATTTTTCCTGCCTCTTCCGTCCCGCCTGTCATGGAAGATATCAGCAGCGGCGCACCCATTTTTTTCTGCAAAAAATTAGTACTTATATCGATTTCATCATAGTTTAATTCTGGCAAACAAGCATGGATAAACCGATACCGTTCCAATCCATTAGTAACTTCGTTAAATTGCACATTTCGATCGAGACAAATACGTAAATGATCTGCTTTTCTGGTCTGCGTTTCTGTCATAGTTCAATATTTGTAATTTCTAAGTTATAGTTCAACGTTCGGTACTTTTATTAACTCTACAGCGTCTCTGCCATCGATACTTTGGAGAAAAACCTTAACTTGTTCTTCTTTAGCAGTCGGTAGCTGTTTGCCTGTAAAATCCGGGTGAATCGGCAATTCCCGATGACCGCGATCGACCAATACAGCCAACCAAATCGCTTCCGGTCTACCATACTCGCTGAGTGCATTCAGTGCGGCGCGAACTGTTCTGCCTTTGTAGATTACATCGTCTACCAGCACAATAG from the Aerosakkonema funiforme FACHB-1375 genome contains:
- the fni gene encoding type 2 isopentenyl-diphosphate Delta-isomerase, which gives rise to MTETQTRKADHLRICLDRNVQFNEVTNGLERYRFIHACLPELNYDEIDISTNFLQKKMGAPLLISSMTGGTEEAGKINYRLAEVAQYYKIAMGVGSQRVAVENPQVGKTFAVRSIAPDILLFANLGAVQLNYKYGVEQCLRVIDLLEANALILHLNPLQECVQTKGDTNFRGLLEKIAILCKKLPVPVIAKEVGNGISAAMAQKLIDVGVAAIDVAGAGGTSWAKVESERATDAQQRRLGATFADWGMPTAECVETIRAIAPNIPLIASGGLRNGLETAKAIALGADIAGMAWPFLQAAAESEEALHALVKVLIAEITTVLFCTGNATLSDLKNSGALQKLPIS